TCGCCTAGTCGGGCAGGACCACTACCCGCCGTAGCGGCTCCACGCCCTCGCTCTCGCTGTGCACTCCGGGCACCGCGGCGACCGCATCGTGGACGATCTTGCGCTCGAACGGCGTCATCGGCGAGAGTTCTTCGCGTTCGCCGGTGTTCAGCACCCGGCGCGCCACCTTGTCGCCGAGCGCGGCCAGCTCTTCCCGCCGGCGGCGTCGCCAACTCGCGATGTCGAGCATCAACCGACTGCGCACACCGGTCTTTTGGTGTACCGCCAAGCGGGTCAGCTCCTGCAACGCGTCGAGCACCTCGCCCCCGCGCCCCACTAGTTTGTTCAGATCGTTGCTGCCGTCGATGCTTACCACGGCGCGGCTGCCCTCGACGTCCAGATCGATATCGCCGTCGAAGTCCAACAGGTCCAACAGCTCTTCGAGATAGTCGCCGGCGATCTCCCCCTCGGCGACCAGTCGCTCCTCCAGGTCGCCGGCTTCCTCAGCGCCGGCATCCGCCGCCGCTTCGCTTTCCGGGACATCCTCCACCGACGCTGGTGTGTCGAGTTCTGCATCGAAGTCGCGCTCGGTGGTGTCGGCGTCTGTCATGTCTTTTCTCCCTCGTCTCTCCCTCGTCCAAGGGTCTGTCTTCTTGGGATGACCAGCCCGGGGCCGGCCCGTAACGTAGCGGCGCGCCTCAGCGTTTGCGCCTCTTCGGCCGCGCCCCAGGCCGTGGCGTACTCGGTCCGCTATCCTGCCCGGCCGTGTTCGGCTTCTCCGGTTGAGCCTCTTCCGTTTTCGCTTCGGCCGCATCGCCGTCGGAGCCATCGGGGTTAGTCTTCGGCGGGCCGGACGCGGATCCGGACTTGGTTTCCTCGTCGCTCGCGGTGGACGAACCGTTCCCGCTCGGCGGCACCGTTTTGGGATTGCGCCTCGGCTTGGCCCCGGGTGCCGGGGCGTTGGCCGCGCGGCGCTGAATGGCTTCTTGCCGCTTGGCCTCCTCTTCCTTTTCGATCATGCCGAACACGTAGTGCTGCTGTCCGAAGGTCCAGATGTTGTTGGAAAACCAGTACAAGATGATCGCCAGCGGAAGGAACGGGCCGCCGACTACCACGCCGAGCGGAAACACATACAGCGCCAGCTTGTTCATCATCGCGGTCTGCGGATTGGCCGCCGCCTCTGGGCTTTGCCGTGCCACCGACGCGCGGCTATTGAAGTACGTGGCGATGCCCGCCAGGACCATCACCGGCGCGCCGACCGCGATCACCGCGGGACGGCTGAAGTCGGTGAACGCGTCCAACCCGGCCCGCTGCGTCATGTAGGCGCCGATCGGGGCACCGAAGAGGTTGGCGTCCAGGAAGTGGCCCACGTCGGCCGGGGTGAACATGTAGTTCCCGGTCATCCGGTTTTGCGCTACCGACAAATGCGGTTGCCCGAAACCCCCGGTCGTGCGGTTGAACGACCGCAGCACGTGGTACAGCCCGAGGAACACCGGGATCTGCGCCAGCATCGGTAAGCAGCCCAGGATCGGATTGAAGCCGTGCTCGCGTTGCAGCTTCTGCATCTCGAGCGCCATGCGCTGACGGTCCTTGCCGTACTTCTTTTGCAGCGCCTTCATCTGTGGTTGCAGTTCCTGCATCTGCCGCGTGGTGCGGATCTGGCGCACGAAGGGCTTGTACAGCAAGGCCCGCAGGGTGAACACCAGGAACATCACCGACAGGGCCCAGGCGAAGAAGTTGGACGGCCCTAGCAGAGCCGCGAACAACTTGTACCAAACCCACATGATCCACGACACCGGGTAGTAGACGATGTCGAGGCTGAAGAGATCAAACAAAAGACTCACT
The nucleotide sequence above comes from Mycobacterium malmoense. Encoded proteins:
- a CDS encoding protein jag, yielding MTDADTTERDFDAELDTPASVEDVPESEAAADAGAEEAGDLEERLVAEGEIAGDYLEELLDLLDFDGDIDLDVEGSRAVVSIDGSNDLNKLVGRGGEVLDALQELTRLAVHQKTGVRSRLMLDIASWRRRRREELAALGDKVARRVLNTGEREELSPMTPFERKIVHDAVAAVPGVHSESEGVEPLRRVVVLPD
- the yidC gene encoding membrane protein insertase YidC is translated as MSLLFDLFSLDIVYYPVSWIMWVWYKLFAALLGPSNFFAWALSVMFLVFTLRALLYKPFVRQIRTTRQMQELQPQMKALQKKYGKDRQRMALEMQKLQREHGFNPILGCLPMLAQIPVFLGLYHVLRSFNRTTGGFGQPHLSVAQNRMTGNYMFTPADVGHFLDANLFGAPIGAYMTQRAGLDAFTDFSRPAVIAVGAPVMVLAGIATYFNSRASVARQSPEAAANPQTAMMNKLALYVFPLGVVVGGPFLPLAIILYWFSNNIWTFGQQHYVFGMIEKEEEAKRQEAIQRRAANAPAPGAKPRRNPKTVPPSGNGSSTASDEETKSGSASGPPKTNPDGSDGDAAEAKTEEAQPEKPNTAGQDSGPSTPRPGARPKRRKR